The DNA window GACTGTTCCGAAGAATCTATTATCCTAAGTTCGGATATCCACTTTTTTGAAAACTTCCTTTTTATAGAATCTTCGCGAAGGGATGACTTTGAGTATGAAATTTTGGTAACCGGAGAAAAACATGATATTTTAATTCCCCCATTACTTTTTATTCCTTTTATAGAAAATGCTGTAAAACACAACAACAGTTATCAAAAGGCGTTTATAAAAGTTCATTTTCATTTAGAAAACAATATTTTGCATTTTACCTGTGTGAACTCTAAAAGATCTGATGAATCAACTGTATATAAAGGAGGAATAGGACTTACTAATATCAAAAAAAGACTTGATCTACTTTATCCTGGTAAGCATCAACTTATTATTGACAATAAACCTTCATCATTTTTTGTAGATTTAATTTTAGAACTATGAACTGTATAATTATCGACGATGAACCTATTGCAAGGCAGGGAATGTCAAAATTCATTAATAAAGTCCCTGAGCTCATCCTTAAAGGTATCTTTAAAAATACTGATGAAGCTAAATCATTTTTGGATGCTCACGATGTTAATCTCATTTTCTTAGATATACAAATGCCTGGTATTAATGGAGTTGAATTTGCCAAAACACTTTCTAAAAACACTCTGGTGATCTTTACCACAGCACATATTAAGTATGCTTTAGATAGTTATGAAGTAGATGCTATTGATTATCTGGTAAAGCCAATCCGTGAAGAACGTTTTTTTAAAGCTGTAAATAAAGCTTTGGAGTATAATTATTTTTTATCAGACTCTTATGAAAAGGGGCAATACAAAGCTTCCGGAGAAAATAGTATCCTGATACGGGCAGACCGACGGGATTACAAAATTCTTTTTGGTGATATTCTTTATATCGAAGGGATGAAAGACTATGTAATTATAAATCTTGGTTCAGGAAAACTTATTACCGCGATGAATCTTAAGACAGCACTTTCTAAAATTCCAGAAAATTTATTTGTGCGGATCAGTAAATCCTATATCGTTAATGTTTCACATATTACAGCAGTAGCCAACCATGCTGTATTTATTAACGATATAGAATTACCTCTTGGAATAAGCTATAGAAAATATTTTATGGAATTTTATAAGGGAAAATCCTGATTTTTACAGCTCAATTCATAAGTGATCAGAATATGATATATTCTTTTTGTTTTTCCCGATATTCTTTTTGATATTGTTTCACCGTTTTTCCTGTACCATCGTGTCTCCATCCCGGTGGATAAAAGAGATATTTTACACGATTCTTAAAAGAAATTCCAGGCTGAGTAATATCTTTTCCTATTCTTCTCCATTCATAAAAAAGGACGGTTCGGGGATCTTTAGATTTTATTTTCGGATATATTCCATACTTAACAGGTACTTCAGGATCTTCTTTTTCAAATGTTCCAAAAATCTTATCCCAGATGATCAACCCCATTCCCATATTACGATCCAGATATTTGATATTACACGCATGGTGAACGCGATGATGAGAAGGTGTAACCAAAATATATTCTAAAAACCCCATACTCTTAATCGTCTGGGTATGAATAAACGTACCATAGATCTGGATTAAAGAATAAGCCAGCATCACATGCCATGGATTGAATCCTAAAAATGCTAAGGGAGAAAAAAACATATACCTGTACAAAGGCTGAAATACCGGACTTCTAAAACCTGTAGTAATATTAAAATAATCCGAGTTATGATGTGTTATATGTACCGCCCAAAAGACACGGGAATGATGGTCTACATAATGATGAACATAATACGCAAAATCCTGGGCAAGAAAAACTGCAATCCAGTACCATATTCCAAATTCCCAATCGAAAATCCGATGCTCATAAAAGAATAGCATAACAAACATTGAAAAGCCTTTCATTATGATATCCAACCCATAGTTTAACAGAGCAAAAAAGACATTAGTAGCGACGTCTTTGGTTTCGTAAAGCTTTTCTTTATTGAAATGGCTATAACCCATTTCAATAAAAATAACTACAATAAAGACAGGAACGGTCCATTGCCAAATAACTTCCTGTCCATGGTCTCCAAAAGTTTTATTAAAATCAAACATTTTTTTCTGCGAAGCTATAGAGTATGAACATTGGAAGTTTTTTTTTTAGATGAAAGTCACTTTTTTTTATACATCTAATATACTTACAATCACCTTAATAATTGATACAAAAAAAAATAAAAATGTACTATTTTTATTTTTTTTTGCAGGTCATTCTCCTTTTTAATCTTTCAACCATACATCATTATATTCCTCAGGATGACGTTTGAACTGAGCAAAAACATAAGGACATAAAGGAACTATTTTAAGATCATTTTCTCGTGCATAAGAAACAAGTCTTTCCAGTAGTATTTTCGCAAAACCTTTTCCTTCGTGCTCAGGATTTACTTCTGTATGATAAACAGTTAATTTTTGTCCAATCACCGAAATATCCATTTTCCCCACTTTTTGATCATCAGAAAATAACTGAACTTCTCCTCTATTGTGCGTATTGATAACAACTTCTGTTCTTTCCATTTTTATTT is part of the Chryseobacterium paludis genome and encodes:
- a CDS encoding LytR/AlgR family response regulator transcription factor translates to MNCIIIDDEPIARQGMSKFINKVPELILKGIFKNTDEAKSFLDAHDVNLIFLDIQMPGINGVEFAKTLSKNTLVIFTTAHIKYALDSYEVDAIDYLVKPIREERFFKAVNKALEYNYFLSDSYEKGQYKASGENSILIRADRRDYKILFGDILYIEGMKDYVIINLGSGKLITAMNLKTALSKIPENLFVRISKSYIVNVSHITAVANHAVFINDIELPLGISYRKYFMEFYKGKS
- a CDS encoding sterol desaturase family protein encodes the protein MFDFNKTFGDHGQEVIWQWTVPVFIVVIFIEMGYSHFNKEKLYETKDVATNVFFALLNYGLDIIMKGFSMFVMLFFYEHRIFDWEFGIWYWIAVFLAQDFAYYVHHYVDHHSRVFWAVHITHHNSDYFNITTGFRSPVFQPLYRYMFFSPLAFLGFNPWHVMLAYSLIQIYGTFIHTQTIKSMGFLEYILVTPSHHRVHHACNIKYLDRNMGMGLIIWDKIFGTFEKEDPEVPVKYGIYPKIKSKDPRTVLFYEWRRIGKDITQPGISFKNRVKYLFYPPGWRHDGTGKTVKQYQKEYREKQKEYIIF
- a CDS encoding GNAT family N-acetyltransferase — its product is MERTEVVINTHNRGEVQLFSDDQKVGKMDISVIGQKLTVYHTEVNPEHEGKGFAKILLERLVSYARENDLKIVPLCPYVFAQFKRHPEEYNDVWLKD